The following is a genomic window from Spirosoma foliorum.
TGTATCGAGACTGGACGAGGTGTTTCAGGGAGTACTGATGTAGTAGGAGTTTGTTTTTAAGAGAAGTAATCAGGTTGTGTTTTATCAGTTTATCTACTGGTAAAAACACAACCTGATTATTTTGCTAGATATTCGTCCGTAAAATGTTCTTTGTGTTTGGGCTGTGCAAACTTTTCTTCATTTAATTCCTTTGATTGACCTTTCGGTATGGAAAGAGAAGTCCAATTGGTATCGCAAATCATTTTTCCGATAAATACGATTTGCCCAACATGATAAGGGTAATGAGCAAGCTGACGGTTTATGGCCTCTACCACTGTATGACCCTGATTGCGGATATAAATTTCCGTTTGTAAATCGTCTTGCGTCAGCGAATCGAGAGTCTCAAATAAGCACGCCCAACCAGCATTCCATTTGTTCAAAACCTCTTGTTTAGTGGTAAGGTCATTCTCGAATTCACTATCCCGATTTCGCCATTCTTTTTCGCCGTCAGTGGTCAGGAAATTGGTCCACCGAGAAAGCATATTTCCATGCAGGTGATTGACAATGGTGGCTATGCTATTACTTTCTCGGTTGAATTGCCAGAATAGTCTATTTTCAGAAACCTGATCGAACGTCTTCTCTCCAAGCAGCTTATAATAGGCAAACTGCTTTTTAATGCTATCTAAATAGTCCGTCGTCAACATGTTCTAATCGGGTTGGGTTTACGTCAATCGGCAAATCGAACGCTATATGTCGGGCCTACAATTCTTACTAAATGGCAAGTAGCAACTGCTTTATGTAAGAATGATGCAATTGTCATTAAAATTGATTGAGTGGGAAATTTATTGAAAACTATCCAACTTCGCCATAGTTCTACTAAGCAAATAGAATAACTCAACAGAATAAATTTAAACACGTTATGAGCTACATTAAAGCAGGTACGGATGCGTCTGGCAACGACATCAAGCTTTTTTATCAGGATTTGGGTACTGGTGCGCCAGTCGTATTAATTCATGGGTGGCCGTTGAGTCACGAAATGTGGGATTATCAACTGGCCGAATTGCCCGCACACGGCATTCGCGTTGTTACTTATGATCGTCGTGGATTTGGTAAATCATCACAACCCTGGGATGGTTACGATTATGACACGCTGGCCGACGACCTGAAAGCTGTACTCGATGAATTGGACCTGCAAAATGTGACGCTGGTTGGTTTTTCGATGGGCGGGGGCGAAGTAGCCCGATATATGAGTCGTCATGGCGGAGCGCGAGTAGCCAAAGTAGCGTTTATCAGTGCCGTAACGCCTTATCTACTTAAAACAGATGATAATCCAGATGGTGTTGATCAGGACGTTTTTGACGATATACTAACTAACTTACAGAAAGACCGTGCTGATTTCCTTAAAACGTTTGGCAAACAGTTTTATGGCGTAAATCTGGTCAGTCAGCCTGTCAGTCAGGCGCACCTTGACGGTGATTTTGCCCGCGCCTACGTGGCCTCGCACAAGGCCACAATTGAATGCGCCAAGTCGTTCTCATCAACCGATTTTCGCGATGATCTGGCTGAAATTCAGGTCCCGGCACTGGTTATTCATGGTGATTCGGATAAGACTGTGCCGATTGAAGCATCGGGCGAGCGGACAGCTAGCGCACTGCCAACAGCTCAATATATTGTCTATGAAGGGGAGCCACACGGCCTGTTTGTAACCCAGAAAGATCGCTTGAACGAAGATTTACTTTCGTTTATTCTAGAAGGTGTATCGGTGCCAAAATCAGTTGGAACAACAACTTTGTATTAGATTATCTTGCCTTCTTTAGAAACAGAGTGCCCAGCCTTATTGAAAGGCTGGGCACTCTGTTTCTAAAGAGAATTGGAATCGACGATACTTAATAATTCCTGTCTAAGCAGGACAATCATTTGACGATCTATCAAAATTGCCGGTATGTTTTCACATAAGTCGAAGGGGTTTGGCCCGTAATATCTTTAAACTGCCGATTGAAGTTGGAGAGCGTTCGGAACCCGCTCTCGAAGCTGATTTGCGTAATAGACAGTTTCCCGTTCATCAACAGTTTACAGGCATGACCAATCCGAACTTCAGACACAAACTCCGAGAAGGTTTTATTCGCACGGGCTTTGAAATACCGGCAGAAAGCTGGTGATGTCATACCCGCCAGATCAGCAACTTTATCCAGACTCAGATCGTCGGGAAAGTGCCCCAGTACATAATCGTGTACAAGTTGCATCCGATCCGTTTCCGTGGGCTTAACGGTATTCGTATAGCCGGCACTAGTCAAATATTGATAATCGGTAGCGTGAGAAAGTTCATTCAATAACGTCAGCAGATTCAGAATCCGTTCGAAGGTAATGGGCTGTTGCGCTAGTTGACGAAGAGTGGCAGCGGCTCGATTGCGGGTAGGGCCGGTCCATTCTAACCCTTGTCGGGCATGACCGAGCAGTTGGCGCAATGGTGCCATTTCTTGTTGCTCGAAAAAGGTAGCTCCCAGGAAATCTCCAGTGAAGTACACAACAATCCCTTTTGTTTTAAGACCTGACTGCTTATCAAAATAGGCCTGATCACTGCGCCAAAGGTGCGGCAGGTTCGGGCCGAGAAAAACCAGATCGCCCGGTCCAAAAGGCTTGATTGAATCGCCAATAAAACGAGTTCCCGTCCCTTCTTCTACCAGGAATAACTGATAGTGTGGATGGAAGTGCCAGTTTGGGTCAAAGTGAGACTCCATCAATTCTTTCACCGTGAACGAAGCAGAAACGGGTTCAAGGTCTTTCCGGAGGGGTTGTTTCATTGAATTACTTCTTTTTTAACGCAAATAACGGACAATCCCTTTTAATCGCGTAAAAATATAGTCGACATTGGCCAATAAAAGCTACATCTGTAATTTTACTACTGCTTAGATTTGTGTAATTTTATGCAGATGCAATATGAATAAGATAGGAATGAATATGTTCGTTTGGACAATGACAATGGATGAGGATCTGTCTGATACTCTGTCATTTCTGAAAACGAGCGGATTTGATTTTGTCGAAACACCCATCAACGATGTAAACCTGGTGAAGTGGCAGAATCTTGGTCAACAACTGAAAGATCTGGGCCTGGGTGTTCAGACCTGCACAATCTGCGGACATGAATATAGCTTGATTAGCCCTGATGAGCGCGTGCGTCGGGAAGGTATCGACTTTCTGAAAAAGGTTGTCGATTGCTCACAGGCGGTTGGCTCTACGATTCTGATGGGCCCCATGTATGCGGGATTCAAAACCTTTACGGGTAAGCCAGCCACGGCCGAAGAATGGAACTGGTCGGTAACGGGTATGCGCGAGGTAGCCGAATATGCTGAAGAGAAGGGTGTTGTGCTGGCCATAGAATACCTGAACCGATTTGAAACGTATCTGCTCACCTGTGTAGATGATCTTGTTCGTTACGTTGAAGACGTTAATCACCCCAATTGTCGGGCTGCATTTGATACATTCCATGCGAACATGGAGGAGAAAAACATTGCCGATGCTATCCGGAAAGTGGCTCCTTATCTGGCTCATGTTCAGATTTCCGAGAATGACCGCTCGACACCGGGCCGGGGCCATATCAATTTCGATGAAGTATTTGGTGCCCTACAGGAGGTTGGCTACGAAGGGCCGATTGCCATTGAAGCATTTGGACCAAATCCGCCCGAACTCGCAGCCGCTACGCATATTTTCCGGCCTATGTTCGACTCGCCTGAACAACTGGCTGTTGATGGACTGGCCTTTATAAAGAACCAAATGATTGAATTATTAAATGATTGAGTGATTGAATAGGAATCACCAAACGGCATATTCAATCACTCAATCATTTAATAATTCAATCACTCACTAATTTATTCAATGATCAACATCGCTATCGTTGGCCTGGGCTTTGGGGCCGAATTTATTCCTATTTATCAGCGGCATCCGAACGCGAACATGTACGCTATTTGCCAGCGTAATGTCGAAAAACTGAACGAAATCGGCGATGCCTATGGCATCGAGAAACGCTACAGCAGTTACGATGAATTACTGGCCGATCCGAATGTCGACGCAGTTCACATCAATTCGCCCATTCCAAACCATGCCGAGCAAAGCCTGAAAGCCCTGCGGGCCGGCAAGCACGTTGCCTGTACGGTTCCTATGGCGACAACTGTTGAAGAGTGCCTGGAAATCGTGAAAGCGACTAAAGAATCAGGCAAGAAATACATGATGATGGAAACCGTGGTGTATAGCCGGGAGTTTCTGTTTGTCAAGGAGTTGTATGAAACAGGGCAGTTGGGTAAAGTGCAATTTTTGAAAGCAAGTCACCAGCAGGACATGGACGGCTGGCCGGATTATTGGCCTGGTTTACCCCCAATGCACTATGCCACGCACTGCGTTGGGCCGGTAGCTGGCTTACTCAAACTCGAAGCCGATTACGTATCATGCTTTGGTTCAGGAACGATTCGGGAAGAGCTGGCAAAGATTCACAATTCGCCTTTTGCGGTTGAATCGGCGCATATCAAGTTTAAAGATAGCGATTTATCTGCTTATGTTTATCGGTCGCTATTTGACGTAGCGCGGCAGTATCGCGAGAGTTTTGAGGTGTACGGCGATAAAAAATCGTTCGAGTGGCAGCTCATTGAAGACGAGCAGCCTGTAATTCATACCGCCAAAAAGCCTGAGCCGGAAATCCCCGAAAAAGTAACCGTGCCAGACTACGCGCACCTGTTGCCCGAACCGATCCAGCGCTTCACCACAAAGGGCGTTTATGATGCCGATGAGCAGCAACACCTGTCGTTTACGCAGGGTGGAGGTCACGGTGGGTCGCACCCACACATGGTAAATGAGTTTTTGTCGGCGATTGTCGAAGATCGTGAACCGTTCCCCAATGCCGCTCAATCGGCTAACTGGACGAGCGTGGGTATTCTTGCGCACGAATCGGCGTTGCAGGGAGGAAAGTTGATCAAGTTGCCAGATTTTAAAAACGTATAAAATTTAAACACGGAGGTAACGGAGGTAAACACGGAGCGCACGGCGTTTCTATGTGATCTCTGTGTTTACCTCCGTCCCTCTGTGTTAAAATGAAAAAACTACTTATTCTGATTGGGCTGGCAACTGTCTTTGCCCAATGCGCCCGCCAGTCGGCTCCTAACACGAGTGTCCGACAAGAATCGGCGAATCAACGCGGGGCCAAGCTGGGCAAAGCCACCCCCCGCCGAATAGAAATTCTGTTTCTAGGTGATAACGGCCATCATAAACCGATCGAGCGCGTGCCGGAAATTATGGCTGCACTGGGTGATAAAGGCATCAATTTCACCTACACCGATAAGTTGGAGGATCTGAATACGGAGAATCTAAATAAATATGACGGTTTGCTTATTTACGCCAACTGGGATAGTATCCCGAAACCGCAGGAAAAAGCAATGCTGGATTATGTGGCATCCGGGAAAGGGATAATTCCAGTGCATTGCGCGTCGTGGTGTTTCCGGAATTCGACGGAATACGTTGATAAAGTGGTAGGTGGGCAATTCTGGCGGCATCGGATGGACACCATTCAAACTCGCTTTACGCAACCAAACAACCCAATTGTAGCGGGTTTACCGTCATTCAAAGCCTATGACGAAACGTATCTGCACAGCCATTTACAAGCCGACAACAACGTGTTGGCAGTCCGGGAAATTAAAGCCGATCAGGAAAAGGACAAGCCAGGCGTTAAGGAAGAACCTTACACCTGGACACGTCAATACGGAAAAGGCCGCGTGTTTTACACGGCCTATGGTCACGATGAACGCACCTGGCTCCAGCCTGGTTTTCAGCAATTGCTGGAACGAGGTATTCTTTGGGCGGTGGGTGATGAGGTCAAAAAGCTACACGACGACTTAAAGCCGCAGGCATTTACGTATCATGAAGCGAACTTGCCAAACTACGAAAAGCGCCCTGGAGCTCAGTTAGAGCAAAATCCACTTTCGCCTGAAGAGTCGATGAAGCACATTCAGGTGCCGGTTGATTTTACGCTCGATCTGTTTGCGCATGAACCCAACGTCATGCACCCCATTGCGATGGCCTGGGATGAACGGGGACGGCTTTATGCCCTCATTACCAAAGATTATCCTAACGAGCGCAAGCCCGAAGGTGGTTCTGATTACATCGTTATTTGCGAAGACACCGACAAAGACGGGAAAGCCGATAAGTTTACCAACTTTGCCGAAGGGCTAAGTATTCCGACAGGTATGGCCTTCGGTAATGGCGGTCTATATGTTTCGCAAGCGCCACACATGCTGTTTTTACAGGACACGAATGGTGATGACAAAGCCGACGTGAAAAAGATTGTTTTCACTGGTTTTGGCACCTTTGATACACATGCTGGACCAAGCAACCTGCATTACGGTTTCGATAACTGGATTTGGGGAAGCGTGGGCTATTCTGGTTTCAAAGGGAAAGTTGGTGCCGATAGCGTTAAGTTCAGTCAGGGCTTCTTCCGGTTCAAGCCCGATGGATCGAAGCTTGAATACATGACCAGCACCTCGAACAACACCTGGGGACTAGGCCTACAGGAAACCGGTGATATTTTCGGTTCGACAGCTAACAACTCGCACGGCTGGTACATGGCTATTCCCAACCAGTATTTTCATGGGGCTCCGCATCTCCGCGAAAATGGTAGCCGCAGCACCGATACGCACAAAGACATGAAACCCATTACGGTAAAAGTGCGGCAGGTTGACGTGTTTGGTGGATTCACGGCTGCAGCGGGGCATAATTTTTACACCGCTCGTGCTTTCCCGAAAAAATACTGGAACAATATCGCTTTCGTCGCTGAACCAACGGGGCACATTTTGCACCAGAACGTGATGCAGAAAAACGGCACCAATTTCGAAGACGCGGAAGGGTTTAACCTGATGGCCGGGGCCGACGAATGGTTTGCACCGGTATTTGCCGAAGTTGGGCCCGACGGCGCAGTTTGGGTAGTTGACTGGTATAGTTACATTATCCAGCACAACCCGACACCTAAAGGAGCAACCAATGGATCGGGTAACGCTTACGAAACGCCACTTCGCGATTTCACTCACGGTCGAATTTACCGCGTTGGTTACAAAAACGCACCCGCTTATACACCAATGACGTTGAGCAAAGACCGCCCAGCGGAATTGGTTGCTGCTTTGAAAAACACGAATATGTTCTGGCGGATGACGGCTCAGCGGCTGCTCATCGAACGGAATAATAAAGACGTAGTGCCACAACTAATTGCGTTGGTCAATGAGCAGTCTCTCGATGAAATTGGCAATAATCCGGCGGCAATTCACGCCCTATGGACATTAAAAGGCTTACATGCATTGGATGGATCTGATCAAAATGCCACGGTTGCAGTTACAAAGGCGCTGAAACATCCGTCGGCACCCGTTCGGAAAACCGCGATTCAGGTAATGCCAGCTACTCCAGAAGTGGCGAATGCATTATTAGCCTCTAATTCGTTGACTGATACGGAGCCATTAGTCGTACTAAATACACTGTTGAAATTGTCTGAAATGCCACAAAGTCAGGCTACGCAGCAGGCTATTCTGGCCCGACTGGAAAAAGCAACAGAGGTTAACGACCGTTGGTTGCCCGAGGCATTTGCGGCTGTTCTGACCAGCCAGGACGGGAGATTGCTGAAGGCTTATATGAAGCAGATCACGACGAACGCACCTGCAGCTCATGATATGACCGCTCACAATCATGCCGCTATGGAAAAAGCGCCTATAGCTGCTACGACTTCTGCGGCAACACAGGCGGTCTCCTCATCGAATCTGCCTGATCTTGTGGTGGCCGCAATTCGGACTACGCCAGAGTCGCCTTTTGTTCGCGAGGGTGCCCGCCTGTTTGTAGATGTAAAAAACAACGGTGGAGTCGCTATCCCTGAAGGAACGGTTATCCCCTTGTCGCTTCGTATTGAAGGACCTAAAGGCGCTGCTGAAGGAGCAAAAATTGACTTTGTGAGCGTGACTCACAATACGGGCATCAAACCCGGCGAAACCGTCACGATCAGCAAGTCGAACAATGGCCCCTGGGTTGGTGATATGGGTGTAAACTTTGAGCGGGCTGGACAATATACCATTACAGTTATGCTCGATCGCGAGAACAAAATTGCGGAAGGCAACGAGCAAAACAACAATGCTACCCATACGCTCATCTACCGGGCTCCCCAAAGCCTGAGCGCCTACGCGCTCGAACGAGCTACCCGGAGTTATGCATCGGTTGCTCCTGTCGATTCTGTTATTGCTTTACTCCGGCAGAGTCAGAAAGTAGCACCAGCACAGGGAGAAGCTATTGTAAAAGGCGCATCGGAAGGCTGGAATTTGAAACAAAAAGCTACGGTTCAAGATGCCGATAAGTCATTCCTGGCTAGTTTGAGCAATTCTGTTTCGAACGAAAATCGGGAACGTCTGAGCCGCCTTTATGAAGCGTGGGGTATTACGAAAGAAGCCCCAGTCGATCCGAATGTGGAAGTGGTGCGGATGAAAACGGTACGTGAAGAAATGCGTTACGATAAAAAAGAATTTACCGTTACGGCAGGAAAACAAGTTGAGATCGTACTGGAAAACCCCGATGCCATGCAGCACAATCTGGTGATCGGTAAGCCTAAAAGCATGGAGATCATTGGCGCAGCTGCCGATAAGATGATCACGGCTAAAGACGGAGCGGAGAAGAACTACGTACCGTCAATTGCACAGGTGATTGCAGCCACGCCATTGGTCAATCCTGATCAAACGTATCGGCTCAAATTCACAGCTCCAACAACCCCCGGCGATTATCCATTCGTTTGCACATTCCCCGGTCACTGGCGGATTATGAATGGTGTTATGAGGGTTACGAAAGCAGCGCAGAGCATGAATGCGAAATAAGAATTTCGTGAATCGATAGTAAACCTATAAGGTCTTCAAGACCTTATAGGTTTGAAAGTAAAAGGGTGGCAATCAAGTCCTGATTGCCACCCTTTTGACTAGTTTTTTGTCATCCCGACGTCAGGAGGGATCTTCGGCAACTGGTTATTTACCGAAGATCCCTCCTGACGTTGGGATGACAAAAAAATAACATTATAAATAACTGACAATCAGCGGATAATTTTAGGCTCTATCCATTATTCACGTTATTTACCTGTTGATTCATCGGGCGATAAAAGCGCGGAAGGTGGCACCTGAATCATAAAGTCGCTGCCTTTGCCCACTTCACTTTTTACCCAGATTGTCCACTTATGCGACTGAATAATTCGCTGGACATAACTCAAGCCTAAGCCAAACCCCTTTACACTAGGTTGATTCCGATCATGCACCCGGAAAAAAGGCTGGAAAATCTGAGCCACTAATTTAGGAGGAATCCCAACGCCCCGATCGCGCACCGTAATCGTGAGGCCATCGGTATTGGTTTTGGTAAGTAACGTAATCTGGGGTTCTTCTGAGCTATATTTTATGGCATTATCCAGAAGGTTATACAGTACGTTGGTGAAGTGCAGACGATCGGCCAGGATATGGGTATCATTACCCGACAAATTCAGCGTTAGGTAATCGCCATGCCGTTCGGCTACTGATCGAAGAAGTTGATGAACCTGAATGGGCTCTGGGTTTAAAATGAGCGTATTCCGATCGGCACGGGCCAGCGTCAACATAGTTTCGACCTGGTGCTGGAGCCGTTCGGTTTCTTCCCGGATAATACGAACGTATTTCTCTGTGCGTTCAGGCTGATTGCGGGCTATCGGGGAGTCAAGAATATCGGCAGCCATCCGAATCGCCGTGATAGGCGACTGAAATTCATGGACAATGGAGTGGAGTACCTCGGTCTGAACAACTGGTTGCTGTTGTCGCCGAAGAAACCACCAGACCAGATAGCCTATCAATATCTGCGTGATCAGGATCAATCCAAGTAGACCCAACCATCGGAATGAAGATGATATAGGGGAGGATGTTGCTGATACTGATGTCCAGTTTCCGTAGAACACTATACCAATGATAATGACTAGCAGAAACGTAAGAGCGGATAGCGGATAGACAATAGAACGACGCAGCATAACGCTGTCTTTTTATGGGTTAGTAGGCAACCAAAAGCCAACAAACAGACTACATGAACGCATGCGTAAATGTATAGCCTAAAACGCAATAATTGATAACAAAAAAAGCCCGTTTTTACGGGCTTATAGTAAAATCTGGTATTAATTGAGGCTTTTAGGCAGCTTCAGTTGTTGTTTCTGCCGGAGTTGATGTTGCTGGCGTAGTTGCTTTGGGCCGTGGGGCGCGTGCCGTTTTCGGTGCGGCTGGTTTAGGTGCAGGAGCTGGCTTGCGGGTAGCACGAGGAGTAGTTGCAGGTGCTGGAGTTGCATCAGATACAACTTCTTTTACGGCAGTCGCTGCTTTTTTCGCTGTGCGTTTGGCATTTTTAGCGGCTTTATCAGCGTTTTTCTTCGCTTTGGCAGCGTCTTTTTTGACCTTCTTTTCCGCTGCTTTAGCAGGCTTGGCGGCTTTTGTTTCAGCCTTATGCATCAATTTCGCCAGTTTCTTCGCCAGTTTGTCCGCCGATTTCTCAATGGACTTCTTCATTTTTTTTGTGGCGGCACCGGCTTCGCTGAGCTTACTTTCAATTGAACTAAGAATTTCCGAGCTAAGCGACTTCTGCTTGGTTTTTAGGGTTTTGTTGGCCATTTGTTCTGTATGAAAAAAATTTACAAAGAAATACGAATTTTTAATGACAATCAAAAGCCCAATGTTAAGTTTTCGTTATCTTTTTTGGAGGAAATCCCAGCAGACAATCCCTGCTGTAACGGCAATATTAAGCGAGTGCTTTGTGCCAAACTGAGGAATCTCAAGTACTACATCAGCCAACTGCACAACCTCATCCCGAACACCTGTCACTTCGTTACCCAACACAAAAGCGTAGCGTTTGTTTGGTTCAGGCGAAAAATTGCTGAGTGAAGTGCTTCCTTCGACCTGTTCAACGGCAGCTACAACCCAGCCATCGATCTGTAACGCCTGTACTAAAGCAACTACATCGGAGGTGTGTTCCCAGTTTACCGACTCGGTAGCCCCAAGGGCTGTTTTCGTAATATCGCGATGAGGGGGTTGGCCTGTAATGCCGCACAGATACAATTTAGACGCTCTGAAAGCATCGGCTGTTCTAAATACAGATCCAACATTATTCAGGCTTCGGATATCGTCTAAAATCAGGCAGTATGGAAATTTATCAGCGTCTTTAAATTCATCGACAGAGAGCCGATTAAGTTCATCAAGGGTAAGTTTACGCATTATTCTGTTTCAAATTATTCTGTAACAATTGCTGAATGTCGCGCAAGGCGTCGCGTATTTCAGTGAGAAGTGTCTGATCTGTATCAGCAGGTTTCTGGCTGCTCCGGGTAGCAATTAATCGTTGACGTTGCTCAATGATATGTGTGCGGAAATTCTGAGCGTCGATGATCCCGATCAATTCCATATCGTGTGCCTGATTAGGGCTTTGCCCGGCGGTTTCAAATTTCAAAATGCATAGATCGAAATACCGGAGTAGCGGACCAGCTACAAAGGTAACGTCCTGAATGTTTTCGAGCGGAATCGTTTTTTCGACCTGCACTAGAATTCCCTTTTTAAAGCGTAATGACCGTTCCGATAACTCGCATTCGAGGTTATGAAAATAGTGTCGGCTCCACCATTGGCCTACGCCTAAAAACCAGATTGGAAGTAGCAAAATGCCAACAACTGTAATGGCCATAAAAAAGGCTATGTACAAAAGCAGATAGGTTCGGATAATAGGATTGAAGCTAACTTTCAACGGGAGAGTGAGTTCGGGCTGGGAGTTCATAAAAGGCGAGTTAGTTTAGCGGAGAAGGCCTATAATAACGCTGGAAAGTAGCCATATTTTCGCCAAAAAACACTATTTTTGTTTACGACAATCCAACAGAAATCAGTGAAATCAGCCACCGCAGCAAAGCCGCAAGCGAAGAAAACAGAAACTCCTCTCAACCGCCAATACAACCAGATTAAAGCCAAATATCCCGGTGCATTGCTGCTTTTTCGCGTTGGCGATTTCTACGAAACGTTTGGTGAAGATGCTGTTCGGGCCAGCAAGATTCTGGGTATCACGCTGACCAAACGGAACAATGGTGGGTCGAACGAAGAACTGGCTGGATTCCCGCACCACTCGCTTGATACGCACCTGCCCAAATTGGTTCGGGCAGGAGAGCGTGTGGCTATCTGTGACCAGTTAGAAGACCCTGCACTGGCCAAAGGAATTGTTCGGCGGGGCGTTACGGAATTGGTGACGCCCGGTGTTTCGTTCAACGATAACGTACTCGATACGCGACGCAATAACTACCTCGCAGCCGTGCATTTTGGTAAAACAGATGACACATTCGGGATCTCATTTCTGGATATCTCGACGGGCGAGTTTCTGGCATCGCAGGGAAATTCGGCTTATGTCGATAAGCTGTTGCAAAGCTTCAATCCGTCGGAAGTGCTCTATTGCAAGCGTAATCGGCAGGAATTTGGGAGTTTGTTTGGCGATAAATTTCATACCTACACCCTTGAGGACTGGGCCTTTACCTACGACTTCGGTTATAACTTTCTGAAACAGCACTTTCAGACCACCTCGCTCAAAGGATTTGGTATTGAAGGTCTGCCAGACGGTATTATTGCTGCTGGCGTAATTCTGCATTACCTGAACGAAACCGAACACAAAGATCTTCAGCACATTACCCGTGTCACCCGACTTGAAGAAGATCGATACGTTTGGCTGGATCGCTTCACGATTCGCAACCTCGAACTGACAGCCGCTCAACAGGAGGGAGGTGTTCCGCTGATTCAGATTCTTGACCAGACGGTTACGCCGATGGGTGCCCGACTGCTACGTAAATGGTTGAGTCTGCCCCTTAAGGAAAAAGCCCTGATCGACGAGCGACTCAACATGGTTGACTTACTCGTTTCAGATATTGATCTGGCTGATACAATGGTTGGCCATCTGCGACAGATTGGTGATCTCGAACGACTGGTTTCG
Proteins encoded in this region:
- a CDS encoding sensor histidine kinase, whose product is MLRRSIVYPLSALTFLLVIIIGIVFYGNWTSVSATSSPISSSFRWLGLLGLILITQILIGYLVWWFLRRQQQPVVQTEVLHSIVHEFQSPITAIRMAADILDSPIARNQPERTEKYVRIIREETERLQHQVETMLTLARADRNTLILNPEPIQVHQLLRSVAERHGDYLTLNLSGNDTHILADRLHFTNVLYNLLDNAIKYSSEEPQITLLTKTNTDGLTITVRDRGVGIPPKLVAQIFQPFFRVHDRNQPSVKGFGLGLSYVQRIIQSHKWTIWVKSEVGKGSDFMIQVPPSALLSPDESTGK
- a CDS encoding RNA methyltransferase produces the protein MRKLTLDELNRLSVDEFKDADKFPYCLILDDIRSLNNVGSVFRTADAFRASKLYLCGITGQPPHRDITKTALGATESVNWEHTSDVVALVQALQIDGWVVAAVEQVEGSTSLSNFSPEPNKRYAFVLGNEVTGVRDEVVQLADVVLEIPQFGTKHSLNIAVTAGIVCWDFLQKR
- a CDS encoding PH domain-containing protein → MNSQPELTLPLKVSFNPIIRTYLLLYIAFFMAITVVGILLLPIWFLGVGQWWSRHYFHNLECELSERSLRFKKGILVQVEKTIPLENIQDVTFVAGPLLRYFDLCILKFETAGQSPNQAHDMELIGIIDAQNFRTHIIEQRQRLIATRSSQKPADTDQTLLTEIRDALRDIQQLLQNNLKQNNA